In one window of Chryseobacterium viscerum DNA:
- a CDS encoding carboxymuconolactone decarboxylase family protein codes for MSQRINAFAIGNKAVNSLHNMGFQVQNSSLDNSFLELMYFRVSQMNGCAFCLDMHSKELRAKGETEQRIFLVSAWRECSFYTDKEKAGLLWAETLTALNGKEVNDEIYAKVSHYFSETEIVDLTMAVIAINSYNRINIAFGADVGTYQVPEKAH; via the coding sequence ATGTCACAAAGAATCAATGCATTTGCAATCGGAAACAAGGCCGTAAATTCACTTCACAACATGGGATTTCAGGTACAGAATTCATCACTGGACAATTCATTTCTTGAACTGATGTATTTCAGGGTTTCACAAATGAACGGATGTGCTTTCTGCCTGGATATGCATTCCAAAGAATTAAGAGCAAAAGGTGAAACTGAACAGAGAATATTTCTGGTAAGCGCCTGGAGAGAATGTTCGTTTTATACGGATAAAGAAAAGGCAGGGCTACTATGGGCTGAAACTTTAACAGCCTTAAATGGTAAAGAAGTGAATGATGAAATTTATGCTAAGGTAAGTCATTACTTTTCTGAAACTGAAATAGTAGATTTAACAATGGCTGTTATTGCTATCAACAGCTACAACAGAATTAATATTGCTTTCGGAGCAGATGTAGGTACTTATCAGGTTCCTGAAAAAGCGCATTAA
- a CDS encoding Crp/Fnr family transcriptional regulator: MRHTHFVQSIEKVLKPEQAVMDELVSHLESKTYRKGDFLLKADETCRYFYFIEKGLVKLFFDNGDKDFIMTFFAENAFFTELSGFLTGQPSKYMIVALEPTEVLRVHRDVVEGLCKKYHTAETLFSKLYSKAPVNMMGRISEMLEDDGKKRYHNFMKQRPDLTQRISLGDLADYIGITQVSLSRIRAQKL, translated from the coding sequence ATGCGTCATACTCATTTTGTACAGTCTATTGAAAAAGTTTTAAAACCAGAGCAAGCAGTCATGGATGAACTTGTTTCTCATCTGGAATCCAAAACTTACAGAAAAGGAGATTTTCTGTTAAAGGCTGATGAAACCTGCAGGTATTTTTATTTTATCGAAAAAGGACTTGTCAAACTTTTTTTTGACAATGGTGACAAGGATTTTATCATGACATTTTTTGCTGAAAATGCTTTTTTCACTGAACTGAGTGGTTTTCTTACCGGACAGCCCTCAAAATATATGATCGTTGCCCTGGAACCTACTGAAGTTCTCCGTGTACACAGAGATGTAGTTGAAGGGTTATGCAAAAAATATCACACTGCAGAAACACTTTTCAGCAAGCTTTATTCAAAAGCTCCGGTGAATATGATGGGAAGGATCAGTGAAATGCTGGAAGACGATGGTAAAAAGCGTTATCATAATTTCATGAAACAAAGGCCTGATCTTACCCAGCGCATCAGCCTTGGAGATCTGGCAGACTATATCGGGATCACTCAGGTTTCTTTAAGCAGAATCAGAGCACAGAAGCTTTAA
- a CDS encoding helix-turn-helix transcriptional regulator, translating to MNDHYLKKLDRVTAILTQLQSKPVVRAQDLAEKFDVSIRTIYRDVKTLENAGIPIVGEAGNGYSLMDGYKLPPIMFTKEEVLSFITAEKLMQKFSHQSLGNHYQAAMEKVRSVLRNSDKNLIQNIEKQIDVFSFHTDSGDSLKNVIPIILESIADKTQLNIRYQTVDGRVDNRTIETVGMFFEFNFWYIMAFCTLRKDFRQFRIDRILEISKTQNPFLQEYGQVNDYRKKSNGNKVTAKLLVDKKIMSHLVNSKKYYGLIEEVETEQGVELTFETEWISDGFPRWLITFADYATVLEPESLRARLNELLVKMTERHQ from the coding sequence ATGAACGATCACTATCTTAAAAAACTCGATCGGGTAACCGCTATTCTTACCCAATTACAGTCTAAACCTGTTGTCCGGGCACAGGATCTGGCTGAAAAGTTCGATGTAAGTATCAGAACCATTTATCGTGATGTAAAAACCTTGGAAAATGCCGGTATTCCTATTGTAGGTGAAGCAGGTAATGGCTATTCTTTAATGGACGGGTACAAGCTTCCTCCCATTATGTTTACCAAAGAAGAGGTCTTAAGTTTCATTACCGCTGAAAAGCTGATGCAGAAATTTTCTCATCAAAGTTTAGGAAACCATTATCAGGCAGCCATGGAAAAAGTGCGCTCAGTATTGCGGAATTCTGATAAAAATCTGATCCAGAATATTGAAAAACAGATTGATGTTTTTAGTTTTCATACCGATTCCGGAGATTCTCTCAAAAATGTAATTCCTATTATTTTAGAAAGCATTGCAGACAAAACCCAATTGAACATAAGATATCAGACGGTAGATGGAAGGGTAGACAACAGAACTATTGAAACTGTCGGGATGTTCTTTGAGTTTAATTTTTGGTACATCATGGCATTCTGTACGTTGAGAAAAGATTTCAGGCAATTTCGGATAGACCGAATTTTAGAGATCTCAAAAACCCAGAATCCCTTTTTACAGGAGTACGGACAGGTGAATGATTACCGTAAAAAATCAAACGGAAATAAAGTCACAGCCAAACTTTTGGTAGACAAAAAAATAATGTCTCATCTGGTGAATTCCAAAAAATATTACGGACTGATAGAAGAAGTAGAAACTGAACAAGGAGTAGAACTTACTTTTGAAACAGAATGGATCAGTGATGGATTTCCCCGCTGGCTTATTACTTTCGCAGATTATGCTACTGTTCTGGAGCCGGAAAGTCTCCGCGCCAGGCTAAACGAACTGCTTGTAAAAATGACAGAAAGACATCAATAA
- a CDS encoding DinB family protein gives MTTTATATKQFMTSEQLLNDWQGHRSLTRRVIESFPEKDLFEFSIGGMRPFAKLAVELIGIGGPALKGIVEGTIEAYNEEAFNPKTKEELLKKWDEETEVINHYFNLISEERFQETFNLFGEYEFPVYQNILYFVDNEVHHRGQGYVYLRALGIEPPFFWERF, from the coding sequence ATGACAACTACAGCAACAGCCACTAAACAATTCATGACTTCTGAGCAGTTATTAAACGACTGGCAGGGACACAGAAGTCTGACAAGAAGAGTAATTGAATCTTTTCCTGAAAAAGATTTGTTTGAATTTTCAATTGGCGGGATGAGACCGTTTGCAAAACTGGCAGTTGAGCTGATTGGCATTGGCGGTCCTGCTTTAAAGGGAATTGTTGAAGGAACTATCGAAGCTTACAATGAAGAAGCTTTTAATCCAAAAACAAAAGAAGAGCTTTTAAAAAAGTGGGATGAAGAAACAGAAGTGATTAATCACTATTTTAATCTGATTTCTGAGGAACGTTTCCAGGAAACTTTCAATTTGTTTGGAGAATATGAATTTCCGGTATATCAGAACATCCTTTATTTTGTAGATAACGAGGTTCACCACCGTGGGCAAGGATATGTTTATCTGAGAGCTTTGGGAATTGAACCTCCTTTCTTCTGGGAAAGATTTTAA
- a CDS encoding TonB-dependent receptor plug domain-containing protein, translating to MKEKSFNKKICVLVLSGAGAMGYAQDSIKQNKIDEVVVTTGRTKPRTIITSAIPIDNISAVQLKSTGQTTFDKALTYAVPSFNSSQQTVSDATAHFDPADLRGLGPSRTLVLVNNKRKNQSALIYVNDTPGKGEVGTDLKSIPSAALQNVEVLRDGASAQYGSDAIAGVINIILKNSVGKSTVNLFSGITSKGDGFNIGADFNTGIKVAKNGSLNLTLGFSSQNRTNRAGSVTKDELFGVDNAWTQANPGLGMIIGQPDTKVANMFVNFELPTSETGKFYAFGGTTYRNGTSYGLYRTPYWVTSDFGLLTPKGQPYNGFQPEFKTDVYDYNLTSGWKGMFGKWSFDGSATFGSNAVDYVVGNTINVSLGANSPTSFKAGGHQFSNIIGNIDVSRDFGALVLGAGAEVRNENYQARAGEEASYIGSGAESFPGLQSQNEVNKNRQNIGAYMNAEWDITKNLLIGGTVRYENFSDFGNNVSWKGNARYKLLDDKLVFRGSVSTGFRAPSLHQIYYSNVQTKITGNTVANQGTFNNDSQIVRSDLGVPKLNAEKAFNITGGFAVKPFKNLTITADYYRIKIKDRVLFSGDIGYKTGAPGSPDLTNPVEVILDNNKITSLKFFTNAVNTVTQGVDFVANYYTSAIGKGRLGVIAAFNYNETKIVDNIAVPNILAENGYSENFFDRKEQSRITSARPKTKTILSLSYDISKFNFNLNNTYFGSVTWQHATDPAKDQTFSGKVITDIVLTYKITKDLKVSGVVNNLFNIYPDVIDSKGDIVTDLGGRFKYPWEVNQFGFNGTTFQLNVNYTF from the coding sequence ATGAAAGAGAAATCATTTAATAAAAAAATCTGTGTATTAGTATTAAGCGGAGCTGGTGCAATGGGATATGCTCAGGACAGCATAAAACAAAATAAAATAGATGAAGTTGTGGTTACAACGGGTAGAACTAAGCCCAGAACCATTATTACCTCAGCAATTCCTATTGATAATATTTCTGCTGTACAATTAAAATCCACAGGGCAAACTACTTTTGATAAAGCCTTAACCTACGCTGTTCCATCTTTTAATTCGTCACAGCAAACCGTTTCTGATGCAACGGCTCATTTTGATCCGGCAGATTTAAGAGGATTAGGGCCATCCAGAACATTAGTGTTAGTCAATAATAAAAGAAAAAATCAAAGCGCTCTCATTTATGTCAATGATACACCGGGAAAAGGTGAGGTAGGTACGGATCTGAAAAGTATTCCATCTGCTGCCTTACAGAATGTAGAGGTATTGAGAGATGGTGCATCTGCACAGTATGGTTCTGATGCTATTGCAGGAGTGATCAATATTATTCTTAAGAACAGCGTTGGAAAAAGTACAGTCAATCTTTTTTCAGGTATTACTTCAAAAGGAGATGGTTTTAATATCGGAGCAGATTTTAATACAGGAATCAAGGTTGCAAAAAATGGAAGTCTGAACCTTACCTTAGGATTTTCATCCCAAAATAGAACAAACCGTGCAGGTTCTGTTACAAAAGATGAACTTTTTGGTGTGGATAATGCCTGGACACAAGCTAATCCTGGTTTAGGAATGATTATAGGGCAGCCGGACACAAAAGTTGCTAATATGTTTGTCAATTTTGAGTTGCCAACAAGTGAAACAGGTAAATTTTATGCTTTTGGTGGTACAACTTACAGGAATGGGACCAGTTATGGTTTGTATAGAACACCTTATTGGGTAACTTCCGATTTTGGTTTATTAACTCCAAAAGGACAACCTTACAATGGATTTCAGCCTGAATTTAAAACGGATGTTTATGATTATAATTTAACCTCAGGCTGGAAAGGTATGTTTGGAAAATGGAGCTTTGATGGGAGTGCAACTTTTGGTTCTAATGCAGTAGACTATGTTGTGGGAAATACCATTAATGTTTCTTTGGGTGCAAATTCACCAACCAGTTTTAAAGCAGGTGGACACCAGTTCAGTAATATTATAGGAAACATAGATGTCAGCCGGGATTTTGGTGCGCTTGTTTTAGGAGCTGGAGCAGAAGTGCGCAATGAAAATTATCAAGCAAGGGCAGGGGAAGAGGCATCTTATATAGGAAGTGGTGCTGAATCATTTCCAGGACTGCAGTCTCAAAATGAAGTTAATAAAAATCGTCAGAATATTGGAGCTTATATGAATGCTGAATGGGATATTACGAAAAACCTGTTGATTGGAGGAACTGTGAGATATGAAAACTTTAGTGATTTTGGAAATAATGTTTCCTGGAAAGGAAATGCGAGGTATAAATTGTTGGATGATAAATTAGTTTTCCGCGGGTCTGTTTCTACAGGATTCCGAGCACCCTCATTACACCAGATTTATTATTCCAATGTTCAAACCAAAATTACAGGGAATACTGTAGCTAATCAGGGTACTTTTAATAATGACTCTCAAATTGTAAGATCGGATCTTGGTGTACCCAAATTAAATGCTGAAAAAGCCTTTAACATTACTGGAGGATTTGCTGTAAAACCTTTTAAAAACCTTACGATTACAGCAGATTATTACAGAATAAAAATTAAAGACAGGGTACTTTTCTCGGGAGATATTGGTTACAAAACAGGTGCTCCTGGGAGTCCGGATCTAACAAACCCTGTGGAAGTAATATTAGACAATAATAAAATAACTTCCCTGAAGTTTTTCACCAATGCTGTAAATACAGTTACCCAGGGGGTAGATTTCGTTGCAAATTATTATACTTCCGCCATTGGTAAAGGAAGATTGGGAGTTATTGCAGCTTTCAATTATAACGAAACTAAAATAGTAGATAATATTGCCGTTCCGAATATTTTGGCTGAAAATGGGTACTCAGAAAACTTTTTTGATAGAAAAGAACAATCAAGAATTACCTCTGCAAGACCCAAAACAAAAACTATACTTAGTCTTTCGTATGACATTTCAAAGTTTAATTTTAACCTTAATAATACTTACTTTGGGTCTGTTACCTGGCAGCATGCAACTGATCCTGCTAAAGATCAGACATTTTCTGGAAAGGTCATTACAGACATAGTTTTAACCTATAAAATCACCAAAGATCTTAAAGTTTCCGGAGTTGTAAATAATCTATTTAATATTTATCCGGATGTCATAGACAGCAAAGGAGATATAGTAACAGATCTTGGAGGAAGATTTAAGTATCCTTGGGAGGTGAATCAGTTCGGATTTAACGGAACAACTTTTCAGCTCAATGTTAATTATACTTTTTAA
- a CDS encoding cob(I)yrinic acid a,c-diamide adenosyltransferase encodes MKIYTKTGDKGQTALYGGTRVSKASARVDSYGNIDELNSFIGIAKSHIADEEVLKQLKKIQFDLFTVGSEAATPTDKLMLANGKSRLPIIISETEIEELEQWMDAFEDKLEPLQYFILPGGGKSATFLHAARTICRRAERSLVFLNESEEVRPELIKYLNRLSDYLFVLARYISKLNNEPEEYWNPNER; translated from the coding sequence ATGAAAATTTATACGAAAACAGGAGATAAAGGTCAGACGGCATTATATGGCGGAACAAGAGTTTCTAAAGCCAGTGCCAGAGTAGACAGTTATGGAAATATAGATGAGCTGAATTCATTCATCGGGATTGCCAAAAGTCATATCGCAGATGAAGAAGTTTTAAAACAACTTAAGAAAATACAGTTTGATTTGTTTACTGTAGGTTCCGAGGCTGCTACGCCAACAGATAAACTGATGCTGGCAAACGGAAAATCACGCCTTCCGATTATTATTTCAGAAACAGAAATCGAAGAGCTGGAACAGTGGATGGATGCTTTTGAAGACAAACTGGAGCCACTTCAGTATTTTATTCTTCCCGGAGGTGGAAAATCTGCCACTTTTTTACATGCTGCAAGAACCATCTGCAGAAGAGCAGAACGCTCATTGGTATTTTTGAATGAATCCGAAGAAGTGCGTCCTGAATTGATTAAATATTTAAACAGACTTTCAGATTATCTTTTTGTGTTGGCAAGATATATTTCAAAACTGAACAACGAACCGGAAGAATACTGGAACCCGAATGAGAGATAA
- a CDS encoding thiamine diphosphokinase has product MRDKALLFINGDAPKSLPNPENYSLIACTDGAFHYLKRMNFPLGKLDFISGDFDSHSGSDEDMYQGKFILTLDQEKTDFHKALEIILEKGFLEIDVFGGSGGEQDHFLGNLTVAYAFKDRMNIKFYDEFSEYYFIPNYFKLEGVKNRMISLYPFPSVNNITTKGLNWPLTNEILSITSRIGTRNFAVEDEVSIEYESGDVLLFVGINEIEYPAIY; this is encoded by the coding sequence ATGAGAGATAAAGCATTACTTTTCATCAACGGAGATGCTCCAAAATCGCTACCCAATCCGGAAAACTATAGTTTGATTGCCTGTACAGACGGTGCTTTTCATTATTTAAAAAGAATGAATTTTCCTCTGGGTAAGCTGGATTTTATATCCGGGGATTTTGATTCACATTCCGGATCAGATGAAGATATGTATCAGGGAAAATTTATCCTTACATTGGATCAGGAGAAAACAGATTTTCATAAAGCTTTGGAAATCATTTTGGAAAAAGGCTTTTTGGAGATTGATGTTTTCGGAGGAAGTGGAGGTGAACAGGATCACTTTCTGGGAAATCTTACCGTTGCCTATGCATTCAAAGACCGGATGAACATTAAATTTTATGACGAATTTTCAGAATATTATTTTATTCCCAATTATTTTAAATTAGAAGGAGTGAAAAATAGAATGATTTCTCTCTATCCATTTCCATCAGTGAATAATATTACAACAAAAGGACTCAACTGGCCTTTGACAAATGAAATCCTAAGTATTACCTCGAGAATAGGAACCCGGAATTTTGCCGTTGAAGATGAAGTTTCCATAGAATATGAATCGGGTGATGTCTTGTTATTTGTAGGAATCAATGAAATAGAATATCCTGCAATCTATTAA
- a CDS encoding tyrosine-protein phosphatase — MNKLIKISVFTISLCSVFSCKTQHFETPEYGKSETEKVIHIKKVTNFRTVGNIKNTEGRTLKEGKLYRSAHLNKLKRKSFDDLEKLGIKEIIDLRNSKEIAQKPDQLPSRTVYKKYSAFEDEGDQLAQAKKLVLKGKVNASDADKRMIDFYREYVTENPEIIKKIITEILESEDPVLYHCTAGKDRTGITTALILTILKFDKETIYNEYLLSNNYRKDMVQKRLRLANSLHFIYPKMDLQVLEKLSWVEKRYLDAAFGEIDKKYGSTDAYIQQVLGISDIKRTEYIQKFTY; from the coding sequence TTGAATAAACTAATCAAAATATCAGTTTTCACCATTTCATTATGCAGTGTTTTCTCATGCAAAACACAGCATTTTGAAACCCCTGAATATGGAAAAAGTGAGACTGAAAAAGTGATTCATATCAAGAAAGTAACCAATTTCCGGACGGTAGGAAATATTAAAAATACAGAAGGAAGAACACTGAAGGAAGGAAAACTTTACCGAAGTGCCCATCTTAATAAACTTAAAAGGAAATCTTTTGACGATCTTGAAAAATTGGGAATCAAAGAAATTATTGATCTTAGAAATTCAAAGGAAATTGCTCAGAAACCTGATCAGCTTCCTTCACGTACAGTTTACAAAAAATATTCAGCGTTTGAAGATGAGGGAGATCAGCTGGCCCAGGCAAAAAAACTGGTTCTGAAAGGTAAAGTGAATGCTTCTGATGCAGACAAGAGAATGATAGATTTCTATCGGGAATACGTTACGGAAAACCCGGAAATCATAAAGAAAATCATCACTGAGATACTGGAATCTGAAGATCCTGTTTTGTACCACTGTACTGCAGGAAAAGATAGAACAGGAATTACCACAGCGCTCATCTTAACTATACTGAAGTTTGATAAAGAGACTATTTATAATGAATATCTTCTATCCAACAACTATAGAAAAGATATGGTTCAGAAAAGACTTCGCCTTGCCAATAGCTTACATTTTATCTATCCAAAGATGGATTTACAGGTGCTGGAAAAACTGAGCTGGGTAGAAAAAAGATACCTTGATGCCGCTTTTGGTGAGATTGATAAAAAATATGGTTCCACAGATGCCTATATTCAGCAGGTATTAGGAATTTCAGATATCAAAAGAACAGAGTATATTCAAAAGTTTACCTATTGA
- a CDS encoding decarboxylase produces MKIKYSELIDQTLYFPTEEFNVSENNLLFHDVPLMDVVEQFGTPLKISYLPRISQNIQKAKSWFKEAFEKTGYKKNYTYCYCTKSSHFNFVLEEALKNDISIETSSAYDMDIVKSLYEKGKVDKNIEVICNGFKTDDYLTNISDMINNGFENITPILDNYRELDKLTESIDSTFNIGIRIASEEEPKFEFYTSRLGIGYKDIIPYYSQKIAEHPNARLKMLHFFINTGIKDTSYYWNELYKCLRVYARLKKIAPEVNSLNIGGGFPIKTSLNFDYDYQYMVEEIVSQIKKFCEEEGVEEPNIYTEFGSFTVGESGANLYKIISQKRQNDREKWNMIDSSFMTTLPDTWAISRHFIMLPLNRWEDSYERVFLGGLTCDSDDYYNSEQHTNAIYLPVFSDTKPLYIGFFHTGAYQETIGGYGGVHHCLMPQPRHVLIQKDENGELQYEIFREKQEPEDILKILGYK; encoded by the coding sequence ATGAAAATAAAGTACTCGGAACTTATTGATCAGACATTATATTTTCCTACGGAGGAATTTAATGTATCTGAGAACAATTTGTTGTTTCACGACGTTCCATTGATGGATGTAGTTGAACAATTTGGCACTCCGCTAAAGATTAGCTATCTGCCGAGAATTTCTCAAAATATTCAGAAGGCCAAAAGCTGGTTTAAAGAAGCTTTTGAAAAAACCGGATATAAAAAGAATTATACCTACTGCTATTGCACAAAATCCAGTCATTTCAATTTCGTATTGGAGGAAGCTCTGAAGAATGATATTTCGATAGAAACCTCTTCTGCTTATGACATGGATATTGTAAAATCCCTTTACGAAAAAGGGAAAGTAGATAAAAACATTGAAGTAATCTGTAATGGTTTTAAAACAGATGATTATCTGACAAATATTTCAGATATGATCAACAATGGTTTTGAAAATATTACCCCGATTCTTGATAATTACAGAGAATTAGATAAACTTACGGAAAGTATTGATTCTACCTTCAATATCGGGATCAGAATTGCATCAGAGGAAGAACCGAAATTCGAATTCTATACCTCAAGATTAGGAATCGGATACAAAGATATTATTCCTTATTACAGCCAGAAGATTGCCGAACACCCGAATGCAAGATTGAAAATGCTTCACTTCTTCATCAATACCGGGATCAAAGATACTTCTTACTACTGGAACGAATTGTATAAATGTCTTCGTGTATACGCACGTTTGAAAAAAATTGCTCCGGAAGTAAATTCATTGAATATCGGAGGTGGTTTTCCAATCAAAACTTCTTTGAATTTTGATTACGACTATCAGTATATGGTAGAAGAGATCGTTTCTCAGATCAAAAAATTCTGTGAAGAAGAAGGTGTAGAAGAACCTAATATCTATACAGAATTCGGAAGCTTTACTGTAGGAGAAAGCGGAGCGAATCTTTATAAAATCATTTCTCAGAAACGTCAGAATGACAGGGAGAAATGGAATATGATTGACTCTTCTTTCATGACCACTCTTCCTGATACATGGGCGATTTCAAGACACTTTATCATGCTTCCGCTTAACCGTTGGGAAGATTCTTATGAAAGGGTATTCTTAGGAGGACTGACGTGTGATTCAGATGATTATTATAACTCCGAACAGCATACCAACGCAATTTATTTACCGGTTTTCAGTGATACTAAGCCATTGTATATTGGATTCTTCCATACTGGAGCTTATCAGGAAACAATTGGAGGATATGGTGGAGTACATCATTGTCTGATGCCTCAGCCGAGACACGTCCTGATTCAAAAGGATGAAAATGGGGAATTACAATATGAAATTTTCCGTGAGAAGCAGGAACCGGAAGATATCCTGAAAATTCTTGGGTATAAATAA
- a CDS encoding HAD family hydrolase, translating into MPLKAVLFDMDGVIVDTEPLHRKAYFKTFDELEIAVSEELYTSFTGASTKRVSETLINEFNLNQTYESIAGIKRSHFKDYFYNDDEFDLIPGVRKLIEHYHENGIKLILASSATMVTINMVFEKFGLEKYFSGKISGADLKESKPHPEVFLLAAEMAEEPVENCMVIEDSTNGILAAHRAKIFCAAYRSPHSKNQDYTLADTVVTDYEELELDKISKYF; encoded by the coding sequence ATGCCTTTAAAAGCTGTTCTTTTCGATATGGATGGAGTGATTGTAGATACAGAGCCATTGCATAGAAAAGCTTATTTCAAAACGTTTGATGAATTGGAAATTGCTGTTTCCGAAGAACTGTATACCTCTTTTACCGGGGCTTCCACCAAAAGAGTTTCTGAAACTTTGATCAATGAATTTAATTTAAATCAGACTTATGAATCCATTGCGGGAATCAAAAGGTCTCATTTCAAAGATTATTTTTATAATGATGATGAATTTGATTTAATCCCAGGGGTAAGAAAACTGATCGAACATTATCATGAAAATGGAATAAAGCTTATTCTGGCTTCTTCAGCCACCATGGTAACAATCAATATGGTTTTTGAAAAATTCGGGTTGGAAAAATATTTCAGCGGAAAGATCAGCGGTGCCGATTTAAAAGAATCAAAACCTCATCCTGAAGTTTTTTTACTGGCTGCAGAAATGGCAGAAGAACCTGTTGAAAACTGTATGGTGATTGAAGATTCTACCAATGGAATTCTTGCTGCACACAGAGCCAAAATTTTCTGTGCAGCTTACAGAAGTCCTCATTCAAAAAATCAGGATTATACGCTGGCAGATACTGTAGTTACTGATTATGAAGAATTAGAACTGGATAAGATCTCAAAATATTTTTAA
- the speB gene encoding agmatinase gives MKTYAGIPEENATLENSKVMLVTVPYDGTSTWGKGADKGPELFLNASENMELYDIETQTEPYLQGVYLAGEVSENSSPEAMTEAVYQKTKELLNNEGKVFTLFGGEHSVSIGSIRAVGEKFENLTVLQLDAHTDLRPEFHGSTSNHACAVFEANQKHNLVQVGIRSMDAEEAQYLPEGRVFFAHEIANNENWVNDVLEKVSGNVYITIDLDAFDPSIAPSTGTPEPGGLQWYPTLELLRKVFEKCNVVAFDIVELMDSPMAKPTAFLAAKLYYKMLAYNDIYNNN, from the coding sequence ATGAAAACATACGCAGGAATTCCCGAGGAAAACGCAACGCTAGAGAATTCGAAAGTAATGTTGGTAACTGTTCCTTATGATGGAACTTCAACATGGGGAAAAGGAGCTGATAAAGGTCCTGAATTATTCTTAAACGCTTCTGAAAACATGGAGCTTTATGATATTGAAACCCAAACAGAACCTTATCTTCAGGGAGTATATCTGGCAGGAGAAGTTTCTGAAAATTCAAGCCCGGAAGCAATGACAGAAGCTGTTTACCAGAAAACAAAAGAACTTTTGAACAATGAAGGGAAAGTATTTACTTTATTTGGAGGTGAACACTCTGTGTCTATCGGTTCTATCCGTGCAGTAGGAGAGAAATTTGAAAACCTTACCGTTCTTCAGTTAGATGCTCATACAGATTTACGTCCTGAGTTCCATGGTTCTACTTCTAATCATGCTTGTGCTGTATTTGAAGCGAACCAGAAACATAACTTGGTTCAGGTGGGAATCCGTTCTATGGATGCTGAAGAAGCTCAATATCTACCGGAAGGAAGAGTATTCTTTGCTCACGAGATTGCGAACAACGAGAACTGGGTGAATGATGTATTGGAAAAAGTTTCAGGAAACGTTTATATCACGATTGATTTAGATGCTTTTGATCCTTCCATTGCTCCTTCTACAGGAACTCCTGAACCAGGTGGATTACAATGGTATCCAACACTGGAATTATTAAGAAAAGTATTTGAAAAATGTAATGTAGTAGCATTTGACATTGTAGAATTAATGGATTCCCCAATGGCTAAGCCAACAGCTTTCCTTGCCGCTAAGTTATATTATAAAATGCTTGCTTATAACGATATTTATAACAACAACTAA